A stretch of DNA from Campylobacter gracilis:
TCGATACGTCCTTTAGCGCGCAGATAAAAGCTTAGCGAACCTTCGCTCGCACCCGGAGCCGATACGAGCACAAAGCGCCGCGCAGCCCCGCACCATCGGCACACCCTGTTCGTAAAACATCTCCACGCCCTCAAGCTTGCCCGCGTCGGCGCGCATACTTATCGTGCCCATTTTCCCATTTTGGCCACCAGCTGCGTTTGAGAGACGAAAGGGACTTGCACGGCGAATTTGCCGCTCTTTTCAAAAAGCGAGCGGGTAAAAGAGCCCGCGCCCATGACCGCCGTTAGCTTGTCGTAGTCCAGAGGGCAGACCCATGACGCGCTCATCACGTCCCGCACGCCGTCAAATTCGGCCGAGGCCATGACGGTCGGTCCGTGATTTATGAGGCGATACGCCTTGTGAAGTTCGACAGGTTTTAATGCCATTTTTTCTTCTTTGATTTTGATAAAATTTAAATTTTATTTTTTGCCGATAATGCCCTAAATTTGGCAAATTTAAACAAAATCGGCCATAAGCTCGCCGACGATTTCTTTGGCGCTTTTTATCTCTTTTATTAAGCTAATACCCGAATTTACGTATATTATGCCGTTTTCTATATCGCCGTCTATCATTGCAAGCCTTAGCGGATTTAGTCGCTCGATTTTTTGCGCCACTACTTCCTTGTCGCCGTTTAGATACATTGCGTTTAGCTCTTTGGCAAATTTACTCGGCACTACGCGTTGATAGTCCGAAACAAAAAATAGCTCGCTAGAGCCCATAGATACGATGCTCTCTTTTGCCGGTTGCGCTGCCGGGCACTCGGTGCTAGCGATAAATCTAGTACCCACGTAAACACCGCTAGCCCCAAGCGCAAAGGCTGCTCGTACGCCTCTAACGTCGTTTATCCCGCCCGCAGCCATCACGGGCACGCTCACGGTATCGGCGATAATCGGCACGATGCTAAAAGTACCTATTTTATTTTGCGGGAGCACTCCACCCTTATCGTATCCCGTGGCAATTATAATATCTGCGCCCTCTTCTTGTGCCGCGCGAGCCGAATTTACGCTTGGCGTAAGCGCTCTGTGCACCAAAAC
This window harbors:
- a CDS encoding NAD(P)H-dependent flavin oxidoreductase, coding for MKNFNQSTKLCEILGISLPIVQAPMNNVTNAALVAAVSNAGGMGVLGPNAGRDAENLNTKERYKREFERIKALTDKPYGVNIVCRNDNDKKYVLRVMETAFEAGVKAFFFVGIVETELFKFIKDNGGVLVHRALTPSVNSARAAQEEGADIIIATGYDKGGVLPQNKIGTFSIVPIIADTVSVPVMAAGGINDVRGVRAAFALGASGVYVGTRFIASTECPAAQPAKESIVSMGSSELFFVSDYQRVVPSKFAKELNAMYLNGDKEVVAQKIERLNPLRLAMIDGDIENGIIYVNSGISLIKEIKSAKEIVGELMADFV